The Triticum aestivum cultivar Chinese Spring chromosome 7B, IWGSC CS RefSeq v2.1, whole genome shotgun sequence genome window below encodes:
- the LOC123157761 gene encoding citrate-binding protein-like: MAPRALSWISVSLLVFLASWSCAAARGARAPKAADPTYGFTSVRLDESNFVLQRPYDEASGARYSFDGTVRKLWVLASDKPHARQSHTSPRTEIRMAGYDYSSGVWQFEGYGYVPSGTTGVSIMQVFGAGETATTLMLHVYDGALRYYDRQVVEDAIYDRWFRLNVVHDVEASMLTVYIDGEQKLHVHGRGGNSHYFKFGVYAQNHDSSCMESRWKDVRIFKKH; the protein is encoded by the exons ATGGCTCCTCGCGCTCTCTCATGGATTAGCGTCTCTCTGCTTGTCTTCTTGGCGTCCTGGTCATGCGCTGCGGCCAGGGGCGCACGGGCACCAAAAGCCGCCGACCCGACCTATGGGTTCACGTCGGTGAGGCTCGACGAGAGCAACTTTGTGCTGCAGCGCCCCTACGACGAGGCGAGCGGCGCACGCTACAGCTTCGACGGCACCGTGCGGAAGCTCTGGGTGCTCGCCTCCGACAAGCCCCATGCCCGCCAGAGCCATACCAGCCCAAGAACTGAGATCAGGATGGCA GGATACGACTACAGCTCCGGCGTGTGGCAGTTCGAGGGCTACGGGTACGTCCCCTCCGGCACCACGGGGGTGTCTATCATGCAGGTGTTCGGTGCTGGCGAGACGGCCACCACGCTCATGCTGCATGTCTACGATGGTGCGCTGCGGTACTACGACCGGCAGGTCGTGGAGGACGCCATCTATGACAGATGGTTCCGGCTGAACGTGGTCCACGATGTCGAGGCGTCCATGCTCACCGTGTACATCGATGGCGAGCAGAAGCTGCATGTCCACGGCCGCGGCGGCAACTCTCACTACTTCAAGTTCGGTGTGTACGCGCAGAACCACGACTCCAGCTGCATGGAGTCTCGCTGGAAAGACGTCAGGATCTTCAAGAAGCATTAG